One region of uncultured Sulfurimonas sp. genomic DNA includes:
- a CDS encoding NapH/MauN family ferredoxin-type protein produces MDKYNNRETIKKSTFFSTFFDTTKDGKRIFSYRMKRWILVIAIHLFFFLSFFIDLQMLEGTLNGSRFLGFHLIDIFTTMQLFLATHELPINMIIGTVTILILYLLVGGRSYCAWVCPYGILSEIGEKLHNTLVSKKIIKERKFDHRVRHIFWAIFLILSVTSGYLVFETFNVVGILSRMIAYGWSLAFLWVVVVFLIEVFYSRRAWCTYICPIGTTYGYIGKVSALRIEWNDNCDHCMVCSDVCFENQVLEITKAKYDKQREEKGITREYITGADCTLCGRCIDVCHADALKFDFRLKNLV; encoded by the coding sequence ATGGATAAGTATAATAATAGAGAAACCATTAAGAAATCAACTTTCTTTTCTACATTTTTTGATACTACAAAAGATGGCAAAAGAATTTTTAGCTATAGAATGAAAAGGTGGATATTAGTTATTGCTATCCATCTCTTTTTCTTTTTATCATTTTTTATTGATTTACAGATGCTAGAGGGAACACTAAACGGCTCAAGATTTTTAGGTTTTCATTTAATAGATATATTTACGACAATGCAATTGTTTTTAGCTACACATGAATTGCCAATAAACATGATAATTGGTACAGTAACTATTTTAATACTTTACCTACTTGTAGGTGGTAGAAGTTATTGTGCATGGGTATGCCCGTATGGAATACTTAGTGAAATTGGTGAAAAATTACATAATACATTAGTAAGTAAAAAAATCATCAAAGAAAGAAAATTTGACCACAGAGTTAGACATATCTTTTGGGCAATATTTTTAATCCTTTCTGTAACTAGTGGATATCTTGTATTTGAAACATTTAATGTTGTTGGAATACTTAGTAGAATGATAGCTTATGGTTGGTCATTAGCTTTTCTATGGGTTGTAGTCGTATTTTTAATAGAAGTATTTTATTCTCGTCGTGCTTGGTGTACATATATCTGCCCTATTGGAACAACTTATGGTTATATTGGTAAAGTTTCTGCTCTTAGAATTGAGTGGAATGATAACTGTGATCACTGTATGGTTTGTAGCGATGTATGTTTTGAAAATCAGGTATTAGAGATTACTAAAGCAAAATATGATAAACAAAGAGAAGAAAAAGGTATCACTAGAGAGTATATAACTGGTGCTGATTGTACTCTTTGTGGTAGATGTATAGATGTGTGTCATGCAGATGCTCTTAAGTTTGACTTTAGATTAAAAAATTTGGTGTAA
- a CDS encoding ABC transporter ATP-binding protein: MIKINNLTKKFASHISLDNVSCEFNKNEAIALMGANGAGKTTLIRSILGYYHPDSGNVSINGLDPIKQRMEVLKEISFVPQLPPPIKLNIEELIQYISISADVDKDKIMHYSSEMKLDLNLNMKKSFFKLSGGMKQKLLIAISLAKKSNIIIYDEPTANLDPKARDDFYRLLKQNEEEKVLLFVTHRLEEVKDLVNRQIYMDLGKIVSDDKI; this comes from the coding sequence ATGATTAAAATCAATAATTTAACAAAAAAATTCGCTTCACATATTTCATTGGACAATGTAAGTTGTGAATTTAACAAGAATGAAGCAATAGCACTTATGGGTGCAAATGGTGCGGGTAAGACTACTCTTATTCGCTCCATTCTTGGGTATTATCATCCAGATTCTGGAAATGTTTCCATAAATGGACTTGATCCAATAAAACAGAGAATGGAAGTTTTAAAAGAGATAAGTTTTGTTCCTCAACTACCTCCTCCCATTAAACTAAATATAGAAGAGTTAATTCAATATATTAGCATTAGTGCAGATGTTGATAAAGATAAAATAATGCACTACTCGAGTGAGATGAAACTTGATTTAAATTTAAATATGAAAAAATCTTTTTTCAAACTAAGTGGTGGTATGAAGCAAAAACTTCTTATTGCAATATCTTTAGCAAAAAAAAGTAACATAATTATTTATGATGAACCTACTGCAAACTTAGATCCAAAAGCTAGAGATGATTTTTACAGATTATTGAAACAAAATGAAGAAGAAAAAGTTCTTTTGTTTGTAACTCATAGACTTGAAGAAGTAAAAGATTTAGTAAATAGACAGATTTATATGGATTTGGGGAAGATTGTTTCCGATGATAAAATTTAG